The Candidatus Zixiibacteriota bacterium genome includes a region encoding these proteins:
- the rplX gene encoding 50S ribosomal protein L24 produces MHIRKNDTVYVLTGQDKGKTGRVLFVNADKGTLLVEGISRRKRHQRPTQRNPKGGIITKETPIHISNVALYSPSLGGPTKVSTKVIDEGGKKQRVRICRKTGEQL; encoded by the coding sequence ATGCATATACGCAAGAACGATACCGTGTACGTCCTGACCGGACAGGACAAAGGCAAGACCGGTCGCGTGCTGTTCGTGAATGCCGACAAGGGAACATTGCTCGTGGAAGGGATCAGCCGTCGCAAGCGGCACCAGCGCCCCACCCAGCGAAATCCCAAGGGCGGCATCATTACGAAGGAAACGCCCATTCACATCAGCAATGTGGCGCTGTACAGCCCGTCGCTTGGTGGCCCGACCAAGGTCAGCACCAAGGTGATCGACGAAGGGGGCAAGAAGCAGCGGGTGCGAATTTGCCGCAAGACAGGTGAGCAGTTATAA
- the rplE gene encoding 50S ribosomal protein L5, with protein sequence MTRLQEKYIKEVQPKLMKENKYSSSMQVPRMTKITVNVGVGEATQNAKTLEAAVSDLTAITGQKPLVTKARKSISNFKLRKGVAIGCMVTLRREHMYEFFDRLVNIAMPRIRDFRGVSPKSFDGRGNYNLGLKEQLIFPEIDYDKIDKIRGMTICITTTARTDDEARQLLAEMGMPFRKQ encoded by the coding sequence ATGACAAGATTACAGGAAAAATATATCAAGGAAGTGCAGCCCAAGCTGATGAAGGAGAACAAGTACTCCTCCTCGATGCAGGTGCCGCGCATGACCAAAATCACCGTCAATGTCGGCGTCGGTGAAGCGACTCAAAACGCGAAGACGCTCGAAGCGGCTGTTTCGGATCTGACGGCGATCACGGGCCAGAAACCGCTGGTGACCAAGGCGCGCAAGAGCATTTCCAATTTCAAGCTGCGCAAGGGCGTGGCGATCGGCTGCATGGTCACGCTGCGACGCGAGCACATGTACGAGTTCTTTGATCGGCTGGTCAATATCGCCATGCCGCGTATCCGTGACTTTCGCGGCGTCAGCCCTAAGTCGTTCGACGGGCGCGGCAATTACAACCTGGGACTGAAAGAACAATTGATCTTTCCGGAGATCGACTACGATAAGATCGATAAGATCCGGGGCATGACCATCTGCATTACCACGACCGCCAGGACGGACGACGAAGCCCGTCAATTGCTGGCCGAGATGGGGATGCCGTTCCGGAAACAGTAG
- a CDS encoding type Z 30S ribosomal protein S14, giving the protein MAKKCLIEKQRRKPKFAVRAYHRCRRCGRPHAYLRRFGLCRICFRDMALSGNLPGVVKASW; this is encoded by the coding sequence ATGGCCAAGAAGTGCCTGATTGAAAAACAGAGACGGAAACCGAAGTTCGCCGTCCGCGCCTATCACCGCTGCCGTCGCTGCGGTCGGCCGCACGCCTATCTTCGCCGGTTCGGTCTGTGCCGAATCTGCTTCCGTGATATGGCCCTGTCCGGCAATTTGCCGGGCGTCGTCAAGGCCAGCTGGTAA